From Juglans regia cultivar Chandler chromosome 6, Walnut 2.0, whole genome shotgun sequence, the proteins below share one genomic window:
- the LOC109006415 gene encoding nuclear/nucleolar GTPase 2-like produces MTKAVKEKKVNISGKPKHSLDSNRKDGTDGSRSAATVRRLKMYNTRPKRNSAGKVLKNEFQSKELPNTRIQPDRRWFGNTRVVNQKELEFFREELQNRMSSNYNVILREKKLPLSLLNDRQKQTRVHLLDTEPFGDAFGPKTKRKRPKLLAADYESLVKKADGSQDAFEEKHAASASVEGTEEDGLRDLVRHTMFEKGQSKRIWGELYKVIDSSDVVVQVLDARDPQGTRCYHLERHLKEHCKHKHLILLLNKCDLIPAWATKGWLRVLSKEYPTLAFHASINKSFGKGSLLSVLRQFARLKSDKQAISVGFVGYPNVGKSSVINTLRTKNVCKVAPIPGETKVWQYITLTKRIFLIDCPGVVYQNSDSETDIVLKGVVRVTNLEDAAEHIGEVLKRVKKEHLKRAYKIKHWDDENDFLLQLCKLTGKLLKGGEPDLTTVAKMVLHDWQRGKIPFFVPPPRQDESLEEPNFIGTDKDEGVESSEASAAFKAIANVISSQQQKSVPVQRDLFSENELKGDTDAPLPTTEGETSKQLYPATMGDLPELLPATEDKISDQLPASES; encoded by the exons ATGACGAAGGCGgtgaaggagaagaaagtgaacaTCTCCGGAAAGCCGAAGCATTCGCTGGACTCGAACCGTAAAGATGGGACCGATGGCTCGCGCAGCGCCGCCACGGTTCGGCGCCTCAAGATGTACAACACGAGGCCCAAGCGGAACAGTGCAGGAAAGGTTCTCAAGAATGAGTTTCAGTCCAAGGAATTGCCCAACACTCGAATCCAACCCGACCGCCGCTGGTTCG GGAATACTCGAGTTGTAAATCAGAAAGAGCTTGAATTTTTCCGTGAAGAACTTCAAAACCGGATGTCCAGCAACTACAATGtcattttgagagagaagaaACTACCCTTGTCCCTCTTGAATGATCGCCAAAAG CAAACCAGAGTTCATCTTCTTGATACTGAGCCATTTGGGGATGCATTTGGACCTAAGACTAAGAGGAAGCGCCCAAAGCTATTGGCAGCAGATTATGAGTCATTGGTTAAGAAAGCTGATGGTTCTCAGG ATGCCTTTGAGGAGAAACATGCTGCTAGTGCCTCTGTAGAAGGAACTGAAGAAGATGGACTTAGGGACCTGGTTCGGCATACAATGTTCGAGAAAGGTCAAAGTAAACGTATATGGGGCGAGCTCTATAAAGTAATTGACTCTTCGGATGTGGTTGTCCAG GTTTTGGATGCAAGGGACCCACAAGGTACTAGATGTTACCATCTAGAGAGACATTTGAAAGAGCATTGCAAGCACAAGCACTTGATTCTTCTGTTAAACAAG TGTGATTTGATTCCTGCTTGGGCAACAAAAGGATGGCTTAGAGTGTTATCCAAGGAATACCCTACTCTAGCATTTCATGCAAGCATAAACAAGTCTTTTGGCAAG GGTTCTCTTCTGTCAGTACTGAGACAATTCGCTCGGTTAAAAAGTGACAAGCAAGCTATATCTGTTGGATTTGTTGGGTATCCTAATGTGGGAAAATCTTCAGTTATTAACACATTGCGTACAAAAAAT GTTTGCAAGGTTGCTCCAATTCCAGGCGAGACTAAAGTGTGGCAGTATATAACCCTCACAAAGAGGATCTTCTTGATTGATTGCCCTGGGGTTGTTTACCAAAACAGTGACTCTGAAACAGATATTGTACTTAAGGGTGTG GTACGTGTCACAAATTTGGAGGATGCTGCTGAACACATTGGAGAAGTTTTGAAACGTGTAAAGAAGGAGCACCTGAAAAGAGCATATAAGATCAAACACTG GGATGATGAAAACGACTTTCTACTTCAGCTATGCAAATTGACTGGCAAGCTTTTGAAG GGTGGGGAACCTGACTTGACGACTGTGGCAAAGATGGTCCTCCATGACTGGCAGAGGGGTAAGATACCCTTTTTTGTTCCCCCACCACGACAAGATGAGTCATTGGAGGAACCCAATTTTATTGGTACTGACAAAGATGAAGGTGTGGAGAGTAGTGAGGCATCTGCAGCTTTTAAAGCCATTGCAAATGTTATATCATCCCAGCAACAAAAATCGGTCCCTGTTCAAAGGGATCTCTTCAGTGAGAATGAGTTGAAGGGCGACACAGATGCACCACTTCCAACTACTGAGGGTGAGACATCCAAGCAGCTCTATCCTGCCACAATGGGTGATTTGCCAGAGCTGCTCCCAGCAACCGAGGACAAGATTTCCGACCAGCTTCCTGCTAGTGAGTCATAG
- the LOC108980553 gene encoding MDIS1-interacting receptor like kinase 2-like: protein MWFGIFCNLGGSVIKLELNNSGLEGTLHGFSFSSFPNLSYVDLSGNNLFDSIPSQISNLSKLIYLDLSSNQLSGKIPPEIGLLTDLEVLSLGDNHLNGSILEEIGHLKSLSKLSLFSNSLDGFIPVSLSNLSNLEYLHLYNNELSGFIPPEIGNLSNLVELFFDSNILTGLIPPTFGNLERLTSLFLYNNSLSGPIPSELGNLGSLVQLSLQTNHLNGSIPPSLGDLGNLTLLHLYFNNLSGTIPEEFGNLKRIQNLQLSRNQLHGSVPNSFVNLRNLNVLYLRDNQLSGQIPQGIGDFMNLTKLQIDTNQFTGFLPQNICLSGSLQNFSAFNNHFTGRVPKSLKNCSSLIRVRLDGNQLTGDISDDFGVYPTLNYIDLSYNRFSGKISSNWGQCPQLDTLKFGGNNITGSISLEIGKLTQVHVLDLSENHLVGAIPKEIGKLTSLEKLMLNGNQFSSAIPSELGSLTNLEYLDLSSNRLKNSIPSNFGDLSKLNYLNLSHNNFSQTLPIPLMSLFQISEVDLSFNSLNGEIPSEISKMQSLEKLNLSHNYFSGFIPTAFEEMRALLYIDISYNDFQGPIPSSKAFLDAPIEALHGNMGLCGNVTGLESCNKSSKESHKVVFLTVFPILGALLVLFAFFQVSIAFKRRKKGPESEQSDMHEVELLAMTTINGRTMYQEIMKATKAFDDLYCIGKGGCGSVYEAKMPSGVIFAVKKLHPAHDGRRGFQKEFLNEIRALIEIRHRNIVKLYGFCSHPEHPFLVYDYFKRGSLAKILGNEDSAKVLDWNKRLNIVKGVAYALSYMHHDCVLPIIHRDISSRNILLDSQYDAHVSDFGTAKLLKLDTSNWSSLVGTYGYVAPELAYTMKVTEKCDVYSFGVLALEVLMGKHPGDFICSLSSPSDMKNIQLNDVLDRRLPFPKHVVEDELNTVVKLAIKCLDFQPQSRPTMHFISHVLQAQIALS, encoded by the exons ATGTGGTTTGGTATTTTTTGCAACCTTGGTGGAAGTGTCATCAAACTGGAACTAAACAATTCTGGATTGGAAGGTACGCttcatggattttctttttcctctttcccaAATCTTTCATATGTTGATCTCAGTGGCAACAATCTCTTTGATAGCATTCCATCTCAAATTAGCAACTTGTCCAAACTCATCTATCTTGATTTGTCCTCTAACCAGTTGTCAGGGAAAATCCCTCCAGAAATTGGCTTGTTGACTGATCTTGAGGTTCTCAGCCTTGGTGATAATCACTTAAATGGCTCAATTCTTGAAGAAATAGGCCACCTAAAGTCTTTATCCAAgctttctcttttctcaaaCAGTTTGGATGGTTTCATTCCTGTTTCTTTAAGTAATTTGAGCAATCTAGAGTATTTGCATCTATACAACAATGAACTCTCTGGTTTCATTCCTCCAGAGATAGGAAATCTCTCCAATTTGGTGGAGTTGTTCTTTGATTCCAATATCCTGACAGGTCTGATCCCTCCAACTTTTGGGAACTTAGAAAGGCTAACCTCATTGTTTTTGTACAATAACTCACTTTCTGGACCCATCCCTTCAGAATTAGGGAATTTGGGGTCCCTTGTCCAGTTAAGCCTCCAAACAAACCATCTTAATGGTTCAATTCCCCCATCATTAGGAGATCTGGGAAATCTTACTCTTCTTCATCTCTACTTTAATAACCTCTCTGGCACCATTCCTGAGGAGTTTGGAAACTTGAAGCGTATCCAGAATCTACAACTGAGCAGGAACCAACTGCATGGCTCTGTTCCAAATTCATTTGTTAATTTGAGAAACTTGAACGTTCTATACCTTCGTGACAACCAACTTTCTGGTCAAATTCCCCAAGGAATTGGAGATTTCATGAACTTGACTAAACTACAAATAGACACAAACCAATTCACTGGCTTTCTGCCTCAAAACATTTGCCTCAGTGGCTCACTTCAGAATTTTTCCGCATTCAACAACCATTTCACAGGTCGAGTCCCCAAAAGCTTGAAAAATTGCTCCAGCTTAATCAGAGTCCGCTTAGATGGAAATCAACTCACTGGTGATATATCTGATGATTTTGGAGTCTATCCAACCTTGAACTACATAGATCTAAGCTACAAtagattttctggaaaaatCTCAAGTAATTGGGGACAGTGTCCACAATTAGACACCCTAAAATTTGGTGGAAACAATATCACTGGCAGTATATCACTAGAGATTGGAAAATTGACTCAGGTACATGTGCTTGATCTTTCTGAAAATCACTTAGTTGGGGCTATTCCAAAAGAAATTGGAAAGTTGACTTCTCTAGAGAAATTGATGTTGAATGGCAATCAATTTTCGAGTGCTATACCATCAGAACTTGGGTCACTAACTAATCTTGAATATCTTGATTTGTCCTCAAACAGATTGAAGAATTCAATTCCAAGTAATTTTGGGGATTTATCGAAATTGAATTACCTGAACTTAAGCCATAACAATTTTAGCCAAACACTTCCAATTCCCCTCATGAGCTTATTTCAGATCTCCGAAGTGGATTTGAGTTTTAACTCTTTAAATGGAGAGATTCCATCAGAAATTAGCAAAATGCAGAGCTTGGAGAAACTCAATCTCTCCCACAATTATTTTTCTGGTTTCATTCCGACAGCCTTTGAAGAAATGCGTGCCTTGTTATATATTGACATATCATACAATGATTTTCAAGGTCCCATCCCCAGCAGCAAAGCCTTTCTAGATGCTCCCATAGAAGCATTACATGGGAACATGGGACTGTGTGGTAACGTTACAGGATTGGAGAGTTGTAATAAGTCCTCAAAGGAGAGCCACAAAGTCGTGTTTCTTACTGTTTTCCCTATTCTGGGAGCACTTTTAGTTCTATTTGCTTTCTTTCAAGTTTCTATCGccttcaaaagaagaaagaaaggtcCAGAATCAGAACAATCTGACATGCATGAAGTAGAACTTCTTGCGATGACAACTATCAATGGAAGAACAATGTATCAAGAAATCATGAAGGCAACTAAGGCTTTTGATGACTTATATTGTATTGGGAAAGGAGGATGTGGAAGTGTTTATGAAGCAAAGATGCCTTCTGGTGTTATATTTGCTGTGAAAAAACTCCACCCAGCACATGATGGTCGAAGAGGATTCCAGAAAGAGTTCTTAAATGAGATAAGAGCATTGATAGAAATAAGGCATCGAAACATTGTTAAACTTTATGGCTTTTGTTCACATCCAGAACATCCATTTTTGGTTTATGACTACTTCAAAAGGGGTAGCTTGGCAAAAATCTTGGGGAATGAAGATTCTGCCAAAGTACTGGATTGGAATAAACGGTTGAATATTGTTAAAGGCGTGGCTTATGCTTTATCTTACATGCATCATGATTGTGTACTGCCAATTATTCATCGCGATATATCAAGTCGCAACATCTTGCTAGATTCTCAATATGATGCTCATGTTTCGGACTTTGGCACTGCTAAACTTCTGAAGTTAGACACATCCAATTGGTCTTCCCTTGTAGGCACCTATGGATATGTAGCACCAG AGCTTGCTTATACAATGAAGGTAACCGAGAAATGTGATGTGTATAGCTTTGGGGTTTTGGCATTAGAAGTCCTAATGGGAAAGCACCCAGGTGATTTCATTTGCTCTCTATCATCTCCATCAGATATGAAAAACATACAATTGAATGATGTTTTGGACAGGCGCCTTCCATTTCCCAAACATGTAGTTGAGGATGAACTTAATACGGTTGTGAAGCTTGCAATAAAGTGTTTAGATTTCCAGCCACAATCTAGGCCAACTATGCACTTCATATCCCATGTCTTACAAGCTCAAATTGCCCTTTCCTAG